From the genome of Methanobrevibacter smithii ATCC 35061, one region includes:
- the pglX gene encoding BREX-1 system adenine-specific DNA-methyltransferase PglX, translated as MTPFVWMFIKNYENLRKFIINNKSISSLIQLEYSAFSEATVPICTFVLSNFDENYAGTYLKLSEFTGGMDVQKEKVLQIINGDEILNDKNKFIMKKENFNSIPGNPISYWVNDSIIDIFKNSKKLGKIVAPKCGLKTGITEKYVRKWFEVDYNNIGFDIPNREMAKKSMLKWFPASNGGQYRKWYGNIEDVVFWYDDGYEIRNLFNPNGKLKSRPQNMQYYFKKGLTWSALTSKKLSLRLSPIGNIITGAGYGLFNNEFSLLTIMGFLNSKIATYFSSIFSETLNFEVGILNRMPILIKENSEINKLVSDNITISKENWDNYEFSFDFIKHPFMNFNSDLLKECYEMYASDFKLKFNELKKNEEQINVFFIQEYDLKNHIKKNVPNEDITLFKPNLTEDIKSFISYAVGCMFGRYSLDNEGLQFAGGEFNIDNYHKFIPDEDNIIPVLDSEYFEDDIVNRFVEFVKICFGEETLEENLDFIANALAKNKKPSREKIREYMLKNFFNDHKKTYKKCPIYWQFSSGKENGFNCLVYMHRYEPSLVARIRTDYLHKTQKAIEQAIANCDNIINHSSSNTEVTKATKEKSKLQKQLKETQEYDEALAHIANQNIKINLDDGVKVNYAKFQNIEVSKEGKKSKKINLLKKL; from the coding sequence ATGACCCCCTTTGTATGGATGTTTATTAAAAACTATGAGAATCTAAGGAAATTTATCATTAACAATAAATCAATTTCATCATTAATTCAATTAGAATACTCAGCATTTTCAGAAGCTACTGTACCAATATGTACTTTTGTATTATCTAATTTTGATGAAAATTATGCAGGAACATATTTGAAATTATCTGAGTTTACTGGTGGAATGGATGTTCAAAAAGAAAAAGTTCTTCAGATTATTAATGGTGATGAAATTCTTAATGATAAAAACAAGTTTATAATGAAAAAAGAAAACTTTAATTCAATTCCTGGAAATCCAATTTCATATTGGGTAAATGATTCGATTATAGATATATTTAAGAATTCTAAGAAATTAGGGAAAATAGTAGCTCCAAAATGTGGTTTAAAAACTGGTATTACTGAAAAATATGTCCGAAAGTGGTTTGAAGTTGATTATAATAATATTGGTTTTGACATACCAAATAGAGAAATGGCTAAAAAATCTATGTTAAAATGGTTTCCTGCATCCAATGGAGGACAATATAGAAAATGGTATGGGAATATCGAAGATGTTGTTTTTTGGTATGATGATGGTTATGAAATTAGAAATTTATTTAATCCTAATGGTAAACTTAAATCTAGACCTCAAAACATGCAATATTATTTTAAAAAAGGGTTAACTTGGTCTGCATTAACTAGTAAAAAACTTTCATTAAGACTTTCACCAATTGGAAATATAATAACTGGTGCAGGTTATGGATTATTTAATAATGAATTTAGTTTATTAACAATTATGGGGTTTCTTAATTCAAAGATAGCAACTTATTTTAGCAGTATTTTCTCAGAAACATTAAATTTTGAAGTGGGGATATTAAATAGAATGCCTATTCTTATTAAAGAAAATTCTGAAATAAATAAGTTAGTCTCAGATAATATAACAATATCTAAAGAAAATTGGGATAATTATGAATTTTCATTTGATTTTATAAAACATCCTTTTATGAATTTTAATTCTGATTTGTTAAAAGAATGTTATGAGATGTACGCTTCTGATTTTAAGTTAAAATTCAATGAATTGAAAAAAAATGAAGAACAAATAAATGTATTCTTTATTCAAGAATACGATTTAAAAAACCATATTAAAAAAAATGTTCCTAATGAAGATATTACACTTTTTAAACCTAATTTAACTGAAGATATTAAATCTTTTATTTCTTATGCTGTTGGTTGTATGTTTGGACGTTATTCTTTAGATAATGAAGGTTTACAATTTGCAGGAGGAGAATTTAATATTGATAATTATCATAAATTCATTCCAGATGAGGATAATATTATCCCAGTTTTAGATTCTGAATATTTTGAAGATGATATTGTTAATCGTTTCGTGGAATTTGTAAAAATATGCTTTGGAGAAGAAACCTTGGAAGAAAACCTTGATTTTATAGCTAATGCACTAGCTAAAAATAAAAAACCTTCAAGAGAAAAAATCAGAGAGTATATGCTTAAAAATTTCTTCAATGACCACAAAAAAACATACAAAAAATGCCCAATATACTGGCAGTTCTCAAGTGGGAAAGAAAATGGTTTCAATTGTCTTGTTTACATGCACCGATATGAACCAAGCTTAGTTGCAAGAATCAGAACAGACTACTTACATAAAACACAAAAAGCTATTGAACAAGCAATAGCTAACTGTGATAATATTATAAATCACTCATCATCTAATACTGAGGTTACAAAAGCAACTAAAGAAAAATCTAAACTTCAAAAGCAATTAAAAGAAACACAAGAATATGATGAAGCTCTTGCACACATAGCAAATCAAAACATCAAAATTAACTTAGATGATGGTGTTAAAGTAAACTATGCAAAATTCCAAAACATAGAAGTTTCAAAAGAAGGAAAGAAATCTAAAAAAATTAATTTGCTTAAAAAATTGTAA
- the pglX gene encoding BREX-1 system adenine-specific DNA-methyltransferase PglX yields MESLANVKQGLATADNNRFLRYWWEVDFNNIGFSSINCEDSKNTNKKWFPYNKGGDYRKWWGNQEFVVNWENDGYEIRNIIGPNGRVRSRAQNTQFYFHKSLSWSKISSGKVAFRYYPNGFIFDVAGCSVFLDKKNINYIFGFLNSNICGDILDLISPTLNYEVGHVASLPIIFDESKQNEIENLVITNINIEKEDWDENETSWNFKSHPFVFFKGDSLSEKYNFWQKYKTNQFNYLKTNEEKLNKLFYDIYNVDGDHEIEDKYISLNKNDLKKDIESIISYSVGCMFGRYNLNQGGLCFAGGEFDLNKYHNFIPDDDNIIPVLDTAYFDDDIVGYFTKFIEKCFGKEKLEENLDFIAKVLSNSSKPSREVLRDYFLKNFFNSHKKIYKKHPIYWQFSSGKENGFNCLIYMHRYEPSLVAKIRTDYLHKTQKAIEQRIANTNTIINNSTSKQEVANITKEKVKLQKQLKETQEYDELLAHIANQNIEIDLDNGVKFNYELFQNIEIKKEGKKSKKLNLLKKI; encoded by the coding sequence TTGGAATCACTAGCGAATGTTAAACAAGGTTTAGCTACTGCAGATAATAACAGATTCCTAAGATATTGGTGGGAAGTTGATTTTAATAATATTGGGTTTTCTTCAATAAACTGCGAAGATTCAAAAAACACTAATAAAAAATGGTTTCCCTACAACAAAGGTGGGGATTATCGTAAATGGTGGGGTAATCAAGAATTTGTTGTTAACTGGGAAAACGATGGATATGAAATAAGAAATATCATAGGTCCTAATGGTAGAGTTAGATCAAGAGCCCAGAATACTCAATTTTATTTCCATAAGTCATTAAGTTGGTCTAAAATTTCTAGTGGAAAAGTTGCATTTAGATATTACCCAAATGGATTTATTTTTGATGTAGCAGGATGTTCTGTATTCTTAGATAAAAAAAATATAAATTATATATTTGGGTTTTTAAATTCTAATATTTGTGGAGATATTTTAGATTTAATATCTCCAACATTAAATTACGAAGTCGGTCATGTCGCTTCACTTCCAATAATATTTGATGAATCTAAACAAAATGAAATAGAAAACTTAGTTATAACCAATATAAATATTGAAAAAGAAGATTGGGATGAAAATGAAACAAGTTGGAACTTTAAATCACATCCATTTGTTTTTTTCAAAGGAGATTCATTATCTGAAAAGTATAATTTCTGGCAAAAATACAAAACGAACCAATTTAATTATTTAAAAACAAATGAAGAAAAATTAAATAAACTATTTTATGATATATACAATGTTGATGGTGATCATGAAATTGAAGATAAATATATATCCCTTAATAAAAATGATTTAAAAAAAGATATTGAATCCATAATATCTTATTCAGTTGGATGCATGTTTGGTCGTTATAATTTAAATCAAGGAGGCTTATGTTTCGCAGGAGGTGAATTTGATTTAAATAAGTATCATAATTTCATTCCAGATGATGATAACATTATTCCCGTATTAGACACAGCATACTTTGATGATGATATTGTCGGATATTTCACAAAGTTTATTGAAAAATGCTTTGGTAAAGAAAAACTAGAAGAAAACTTAGATTTCATTGCAAAAGTATTATCAAACTCATCTAAACCTTCAAGAGAAGTATTAAGAGACTATTTTTTAAAGAATTTCTTTAATAGTCATAAAAAAATCTATAAAAAACATCCTATTTATTGGCAGTTCTCAAGTGGTAAAGAAAACGGTTTCAATTGTCTAATTTACATGCACAGATACGAGCCAAGTTTAGTTGCAAAAATAAGAACTGATTACCTGCATAAAACTCAAAAAGCTATTGAACAAAGAATAGCTAACACTAACACTATCATTAATAATTCCACTTCAAAACAAGAGGTTGCTAATATAACTAAGGAAAAAGTTAAACTTCAAAAGCAATTAAAAGAAACTCAAGAATATGATGAACTTTTAGCACATATTGCAAATCAGAACATTGAAATAGATTTGGATAACGGGGTTAAATTTAATTATGAATTATTCCAGAATATAGAAATTAAAAAAGAAGGTAAAAAATCTAAAAAATTAAATTTGCTTAAAAAGATATAA
- the pglX gene encoding BREX-1 system adenine-specific DNA-methyltransferase PglX, producing the protein MKDENKLDELFRFLFIKQSNKLNEILPGLFKTTDDSLELLLNISFTSEEGVVRQLIDTIPEEDFTKQVEIIGWLYQYYISEKKNQVININKSNIKKEDIPAATQLFTTDWVVKYMVDNSLGRYWIERNPNSSLKEHLEYYLGEAQQDEETQSKLDEIRSENISVEELTFFDPCMGSGHILVYAFDLFFEIYKELGYLERDIPELILKNNIFGLDIDDRAYQLAYFAVLMKARKYDRKILQKGIVPNVYAIQESGNITDSIIEFIQKHDEKIVNDVIYLKEIFESGKEFGSLIQVKNIDFNNLRTSLNEIIDNSKSTLTDINITNIISNDLMALINQAELLSKKYSAVVTNPPYMNKFEKNLKDFAKKYYKDYSKDLFSMFIYRNTKFTKSNAYLGFITPFNWMFIKTYEKLREYILKNLEISSLIQLEYNAFTEVAMVPVATYIFCNENKTNGLYNGIYIKLSNFKGNMDTQRNKVLKAISNPVDYKYISNSKKYSNIPTSPIAYWASLNVTNSFKNKKLIEYAYPKAGISTGNNDKFLRKWFEVEFNNINFNCNSMEETKNVKEKWFPYNKGGKFRKWFGNNELIINWKNNGYKIRNFKHSTIRNPKFHFKKSLTWSTLSSSDISFRYNEQGFLFDSKGANCIIKNEIYFNYLFALLNSKVTMEVLSFLSPTLDFGIGSISNIPIILDNSNLNKINKIVSENIIIQKNNWDNHEISWNYTIHPLLIFGERKIEKSIVKFNKLQKVDFNKLKSNEEYLNKYFIKLYKLTNELDYNISKDSISMNLLSKNDLITSFISFAVGCMFGRYSLDKKGLQFAGGKFNITNYNKFIPDDDNIIPVLDTAYFDDDIVGYFTKFVETCFGKKTLEENLDFIAGALSKSKKPSREIIRQYLLKNFFNDHKRTYKKCPIYWQFSSGKHNGFNCLVYMHRYEPSLVARIRTDYLHKTQKAIEQKITNNDNIINNSTSKQEVTRATKEKAKLQKQLKETQEYDEVLAHIANQNIEIDLDDGVKVNYAKFQNIEIKKEGSKTKKINLLKKI; encoded by the coding sequence TTGAAAGATGAAAATAAATTAGATGAATTATTCCGATTTTTATTTATTAAGCAAAGTAATAAATTAAATGAAATTCTCCCAGGTTTATTTAAAACAACAGATGATTCTTTAGAGTTACTGTTAAATATTTCATTTACAAGTGAAGAAGGTGTTGTAAGACAATTAATTGACACAATTCCAGAAGAGGACTTCACAAAACAGGTTGAAATTATTGGTTGGTTATATCAGTATTATATTTCAGAGAAAAAAAATCAAGTAATTAACATTAACAAAAGCAATATTAAAAAAGAGGATATTCCTGCTGCTACTCAGTTATTTACAACTGATTGGGTTGTTAAATATATGGTTGATAACTCTTTAGGTAGATATTGGATAGAAAGAAATCCAAACAGTTCATTAAAAGAACATTTAGAATATTATCTTGGAGAAGCACAACAAGATGAAGAAACTCAAAGCAAACTTGATGAAATAAGATCTGAGAATATTTCTGTTGAAGAATTAACATTCTTTGATCCATGTATGGGATCTGGACACATTCTAGTTTATGCATTCGATCTATTTTTTGAAATTTATAAAGAGTTAGGTTATTTAGAACGAGATATTCCTGAATTAATTTTAAAAAATAATATTTTTGGTTTGGATATTGATGATAGAGCATATCAACTAGCTTATTTTGCAGTGTTAATGAAAGCTAGAAAATATGATAGAAAAATACTTCAAAAAGGTATTGTTCCTAATGTTTATGCTATTCAGGAATCTGGAAATATCACTGATTCAATAATTGAGTTTATACAAAAACATGATGAAAAAATTGTTAATGATGTAATTTATTTAAAAGAAATATTTGAGTCTGGAAAAGAATTTGGTTCTTTAATTCAAGTGAAAAATATTGATTTTAACAACTTAAGAACATCATTAAATGAAATAATTGATAATTCTAAATCAACACTCACTGATATCAATATTACAAATATAATTAGTAATGATTTAATGGCTTTAATTAATCAAGCAGAATTATTATCTAAAAAATATTCAGCTGTAGTGACTAATCCTCCTTACATGAATAAATTTGAGAAAAATTTAAAAGATTTTGCTAAAAAATACTACAAAGATTATTCAAAAGATTTATTTTCCATGTTTATTTATAGAAACACTAAATTCACAAAATCAAATGCATATTTAGGATTTATTACTCCTTTTAATTGGATGTTCATAAAAACTTATGAAAAATTAAGAGAATACATTTTGAAAAATCTTGAAATTTCTTCATTAATTCAACTAGAATATAATGCATTTACAGAAGTTGCAATGGTCCCAGTAGCAACATATATCTTTTGTAATGAAAATAAAACTAATGGTTTATACAATGGAATATATATAAAATTATCTAATTTTAAAGGAAACATGGATACACAAAGAAATAAAGTTTTAAAAGCCATATCTAATCCTGTTGATTACAAATATATCTCAAATAGTAAAAAATATTCTAACATTCCAACTTCCCCTATAGCTTATTGGGCTAGTTTAAATGTTACAAATTCATTTAAAAATAAAAAATTAATTGAATATGCATATCCAAAAGCAGGAATTTCCACTGGAAATAATGATAAATTTTTAAGAAAATGGTTTGAAGTGGAATTCAATAATATAAATTTTAATTGTAATTCTATGGAAGAAACCAAAAATGTTAAAGAAAAATGGTTTCCTTACAATAAAGGAGGGAAGTTTAGAAAATGGTTTGGAAATAATGAATTAATAATTAATTGGAAAAATAATGGATATAAAATACGTAATTTTAAACATTCAACAATAAGAAATCCAAAATTTCATTTTAAAAAATCATTAACATGGTCTACATTAAGTAGTAGTGATATCTCTTTTAGATATAATGAACAAGGATTTTTATTTGATTCAAAAGGAGCAAACTGCATTATAAAAAATGAAATTTACTTTAATTATTTATTTGCATTATTAAATTCAAAAGTAACAATGGAAGTATTATCCTTTTTATCCCCAACGTTAGATTTTGGAATAGGATCAATTAGTAATATACCCATCATACTTGATAATTCAAATTTAAATAAAATCAACAAAATTGTATCCGAAAATATAATCATTCAAAAAAATAACTGGGATAATCATGAAATAAGTTGGAATTATACAATCCATCCTCTTTTAATATTTGGTGAAAGAAAAATTGAAAAATCAATTGTAAAATTTAATAAGTTACAAAAAGTTGATTTTAATAAATTGAAAAGCAATGAAGAATATTTAAATAAATACTTTATAAAACTATACAAGTTAACCAATGAATTAGATTATAATATATCCAAAGATTCAATTTCAATGAATCTGTTATCAAAGAATGATTTAATTACATCTTTTATATCTTTTGCAGTAGGATGCATGTTTGGACGTTACTCACTAGATAAAAAAGGACTACAATTCGCTGGAGGTAAATTTAACATCACTAACTACAATAAATTTATTCCAGATGATGACAACATAATTCCAGTTTTAGACACTGCGTATTTCGATGATGATATTGTAGGATATTTTACTAAATTTGTTGAAACCTGTTTTGGTAAAAAAACCCTAGAAGAAAACTTAGATTTCATTGCAGGAGCACTATCAAAATCAAAAAAACCATCAAGAGAAATCATAAGACAATACTTACTTAAAAACTTCTTTAACGACCACAAAAGGACATACAAAAAATGCCCAATATACTGGCAATTCTCAAGCGGCAAACATAACGGTTTCAACTGTTTAGTTTATATGCACAGATACGAACCATCATTAGTTGCAAGAATCAGAACAGACTACTTACATAAAACCCAAAAAGCAATAGAACAGAAAATAACCAATAATGACAATATCATTAACAATTCTACATCAAAACAAGAAGTAACCCGTGCAACTAAAGAAAAAGCTAAACTTCAAAAACAATTAAAAGAAACACAAGAATATGATGAAGTTCTAGCACACATTGCAAACCAAAATATTGAAATAGATTTAGATGATGGTGTTAAAGTAAACTATGCAAAATTCCAAAATATTGAAATTAAAAAAGAAGGTTCCAAAACCAAAAAGATAAACCTTCTTAAAAAGATTTAA